A window from Candidatus Binatia bacterium encodes these proteins:
- a CDS encoding cation:proton antiporter, which produces MKRKLVILWLVLAVSVCAMILAEKSSPAYNKNNPRWEAPEHIIPPQPYTKPYKPLRQPPGAIPPRQHRTGNSQALDARVVACLAGIFVLAIGMQWLAALVRIPTAALLVACGFVAGPLTGLLDPDALFGNLLLPLVSLSLALILFLEALSVRRRVWHVRSPVIRLAGVGMLVCWLVSTVAAYLVLDCSGASAVLLGAILAMTGPPAAIGLRRHRLAGQLNAVLTGEGIALDLIGGALVILILNALVFGGFRQFGAASMVAVRNTLAVGILCGMLGGGALSVLLKRQWIPWSLGRSLCFMLVIGVFAISNALQMDSGFLAVIAMGVLLSSQEILPARYIAQLPGNLYESLVAAVIIVLFARVSLGDFIGLGVAGGVFVGIVLVAARPLAVGLSTVRSRFDWRERMGLSVMGPRGLLPAGLSTVCALRLIENGHREAWVLAPLTLLVVAGTVIACTVAAPFVARWEHGAAEPSAPGT; this is translated from the coding sequence ATGAAGCGCAAGCTTGTGATCCTCTGGCTGGTGCTGGCGGTCAGCGTGTGCGCCATGATCTTGGCGGAGAAGAGCAGCCCCGCCTACAACAAGAACAACCCCCGCTGGGAAGCTCCCGAGCACATCATCCCTCCTCAGCCGTACACTAAACCCTACAAGCCCCTCCGCCAGCCACCGGGGGCCATTCCGCCGCGGCAGCACCGCACGGGAAACTCCCAGGCGTTGGATGCACGGGTTGTCGCCTGCCTGGCCGGCATCTTCGTTCTGGCGATCGGGATGCAATGGCTGGCAGCGCTCGTGCGCATCCCGACGGCGGCGCTGCTGGTTGCCTGTGGTTTTGTGGCTGGCCCGCTCACCGGGCTCCTCGATCCCGACGCCCTCTTCGGGAACTTGCTGCTTCCCCTCGTCTCATTGTCGCTAGCATTGATTCTATTTCTCGAAGCCCTGAGTGTGAGAAGGCGCGTGTGGCATGTCCGCAGCCCGGTGATCCGACTGGCTGGCGTAGGCATGCTGGTCTGCTGGTTGGTGAGCACCGTTGCCGCGTATCTGGTCCTCGATTGCAGCGGCGCTTCGGCGGTGCTGCTCGGGGCGATTCTGGCGATGACCGGACCTCCTGCGGCCATCGGGCTACGCCGCCACCGGTTGGCCGGTCAGCTGAACGCCGTCTTGACGGGGGAGGGGATTGCTCTCGACCTGATCGGAGGCGCGCTGGTCATTCTGATACTCAATGCCCTTGTGTTCGGCGGCTTTCGCCAGTTCGGTGCCGCGTCTATGGTGGCGGTGCGCAACACCCTCGCTGTCGGCATCCTGTGTGGGATGCTCGGCGGCGGCGCCTTGTCCGTCCTCCTGAAGCGTCAGTGGATTCCTTGGTCTCTCGGGCGCTCGCTGTGCTTCATGCTGGTCATCGGCGTGTTTGCCATTTCCAACGCGCTCCAAATGGACTCAGGTTTCCTTGCGGTGATCGCCATGGGGGTGTTGCTGTCCAGTCAAGAGATCCTCCCAGCGAGGTACATCGCCCAGCTACCCGGCAACCTGTATGAATCGCTCGTCGCTGCCGTGATCATCGTGCTGTTCGCGCGGGTGTCGTTGGGGGACTTCATTGGCCTCGGTGTTGCCGGTGGCGTCTTTGTTGGAATCGTTCTTGTGGCTGCACGCCCGCTGGCTGTGGGACTGTCGACCGTCAGGTCGCGTTTCGACTGGCGAGAGCGGATGGGCTTGTCGGTGATGGGGCCGCGCGGACTATTGCCGGCCGGGCTCTCCACTGTCTGCGCGTTGCGTCTGATTGAGAACGGCCATCGGGAAGCGTGGGTCCTGGCGCCCCTGACGTTGTTGGTTGTCGCCGGTACGGTCATTGCGTGCACCGTGGCTGCCCCGTTTGTTGCGCGTTGGGAGCACGGTGCCGCTGAGCCGAGCGCTCCAGGAACGTAG
- a CDS encoding DUF1566 domain-containing protein: MIRPTDGTILVGAKGVSGTLLWGLSTGTATNAFGNAGTCVAGSPLVAKNCTLGTGAVAITRPPLCTLYLKDGSGTCSAFIKTCMPSKQPRFIDNGDGTVSDTTTGLMWEKKTTDGSVHDVTKTFTWSTGDNNCDGTAKTAFLDLLNDVADSGAPCFTGYCDWRLPDEEGQNTQGGPTELETILDVGHRPVPTGG; this comes from the coding sequence ATGATCCGTCCCACCGATGGCACGATCCTGGTCGGTGCCAAGGGCGTATCGGGGACGTTGCTGTGGGGCCTCAGCACGGGTACGGCGACCAACGCCTTCGGCAACGCGGGAACCTGCGTCGCGGGCAGTCCGCTGGTCGCGAAGAACTGCACGCTGGGAACGGGAGCCGTCGCGATCACGCGGCCGCCGCTGTGCACGCTGTACCTCAAGGACGGGAGCGGGACGTGCTCGGCGTTCATCAAGACCTGTATGCCCAGCAAGCAGCCGCGGTTCATCGACAACGGCGACGGCACGGTCTCGGACACCACGACGGGATTGATGTGGGAGAAAAAGACCACCGATGGCAGCGTGCACGACGTGACCAAGACGTTTACGTGGAGCACGGGCGACAACAACTGTGACGGGACCGCGAAGACGGCTTTCCTCGATCTGCTGAACGATGTGGCGGACAGCGGGGCACCTTGTTTTACGGGCTACTGCGACTGGCGGCTGCCCGACGAGGAGGGACAGAACACGCAGGGCGGCCCGACGGAGTTGGAGACGATTCTGGATGTTGGCCACCGACCGGTACCGACCGGTGGCTGA
- a CDS encoding His/Gly/Thr/Pro-type tRNA ligase C-terminal domain-containing protein, translating into MRVEMASGGKSLKSQMRLADKVGSPYVLILGEDELAAQVLTVRDMVAKRDFPRAVALSSSAPALRQTLDKLQELYL; encoded by the coding sequence GATGCGTGTTGAAATGGCAAGTGGAGGCAAGAGCTTGAAGAGCCAAATGCGTCTGGCTGATAAGGTGGGAAGTCCGTACGTTCTGATCCTCGGGGAGGACGAGCTGGCGGCTCAGGTACTGACGGTGCGGGACATGGTGGCCAAACGCGACTTTCCTCGGGCGGTGGCGCTGTCGTCCTCCGCGCCCGCACTGCGCCAGACACTGGACAAACTGCAGGAGCTGTACTTGTGA
- a CDS encoding deoxynucleoside kinase, whose translation MRGARYIVVEGPLGVGKTTLARLLAEEFEARAVLEQVEENPFLRKFYEDPGTYAFQTQLFFLLSRYRQQRALAQQDLFNQHTVSDYLFAKDQIFAQATLEPDELALYRQLFNLLDSRLPKPDLVVYLQARGDVLMERLRKRDRDYERRMAPEYVERIAEAYRNFFFYYEETPLLVVNSSDVDFVARPEDLADLVREIRNMGHGVQHYIPLGSR comes from the coding sequence GTGAGAGGCGCCCGCTACATTGTCGTGGAAGGGCCGCTTGGGGTTGGCAAGACGACGCTGGCGCGTCTGCTTGCCGAGGAATTTGAGGCGCGGGCCGTCCTCGAACAGGTGGAGGAGAATCCCTTCCTACGGAAGTTCTACGAAGACCCCGGCACGTACGCCTTCCAGACCCAGCTCTTCTTTTTGCTCAGCCGCTACCGGCAACAGCGTGCCCTGGCGCAACAGGATCTCTTCAATCAACATACAGTTTCGGACTACCTCTTCGCCAAGGACCAGATCTTCGCCCAGGCAACCTTGGAGCCGGACGAACTGGCGCTGTATCGGCAGCTGTTCAACCTGCTCGATTCCCGCTTGCCAAAACCCGATCTGGTCGTGTATTTACAAGCACGAGGCGATGTCCTCATGGAACGGCTGCGCAAACGCGACCGCGATTACGAGCGGCGCATGGCGCCAGAGTACGTTGAACGCATAGCGGAGGCTTATCGAAACTTTTTCTTTTATTATGAGGAAACGCCCCTGTTGGTGGTCAATAGTTCGGACGTCGACTTTGTGGCGCGCCCGGAGGACTTGGCCGACCTGGTTCGCGAAATCAGGAACATGGGGCATGGAGTGCAGCATTATATACCGCTTGGATCCAGATAG
- a CDS encoding NnrU family protein — protein MSATIVILLLWAGFAGSHIALSSAPIRGPLVASVGAARFRALYSLLALAFFVPLVWTYFTHKHAGPWLWALSRGTPLHWVTYVGMLIAFTLLVASLVRPSPAGLVPGDPMPAGVYRITRHPSFMAFAIFGLTHLLPNGSTADVVFFGGFVLFALIGGWHQDQRKLASGDPRFRAFHAATPFLPFTGKATLQGLRELHPVVIAAGFALTVVIRYFHAGWFGG, from the coding sequence ATGTCCGCAACCATCGTAATTCTTCTTCTCTGGGCTGGATTCGCCGGGAGCCATATTGCGCTGTCGAGTGCACCGATCCGCGGGCCGCTCGTGGCAAGCGTCGGCGCCGCTCGTTTCCGTGCTCTGTATTCCCTGTTAGCCCTCGCCTTCTTCGTGCCGCTGGTGTGGACCTACTTCACGCACAAGCATGCGGGCCCATGGTTGTGGGCGCTGTCCAGAGGGACGCCTTTGCACTGGGTGACGTACGTCGGCATGTTGATCGCCTTCACCCTGCTGGTGGCGAGCCTGGTGCGGCCCAGTCCGGCAGGCCTTGTCCCAGGCGATCCGATGCCTGCGGGTGTGTACCGCATCACCCGTCACCCGTCGTTCATGGCGTTTGCGATCTTTGGGCTGACCCATCTGCTACCGAATGGCAGCACCGCCGACGTCGTCTTCTTCGGAGGCTTTGTCCTGTTCGCGCTCATCGGCGGCTGGCACCAGGATCAGCGTAAGCTGGCGAGCGGGGACCCTCGCTTCCGCGCGTTTCATGCCGCGACCCCATTCTTGCCGTTCACTGGCAAGGCAACGCTGCAAGGACTCCGCGAACTGCACCCGGTGGTCATTGCTGCCGGCTTCGCGCTCACCGTCGTCATTCGGTACTTCCACGCCGGCTGGTTTGGCGGCTAA
- a CDS encoding CsgG/HfaB family protein, which produces MLALVALTGCNPFHRGPKLPELIGLIAVLPIERVEPMSATPMERVESLPPDAGRQVTAAVYGVLTSSSDWRVVPDLTAAAALSRIKPAGDLASRARALGQEVGADAVLFGTVSRYVERVGRGYGARQPAAVAFTLQLISVKSGKILWSGSFDETQRPLTSNLFNWWQFWRGGPRWFTVQEFTRLGVEHLVKDLSKRTE; this is translated from the coding sequence GTGCTTGCCCTGGTGGCGTTGACCGGATGCAATCCCTTCCACCGCGGCCCGAAGCTTCCCGAACTGATCGGCCTCATTGCCGTGCTGCCGATCGAGCGCGTTGAGCCCATGAGTGCCACCCCGATGGAGCGAGTGGAATCCTTACCGCCAGATGCAGGGCGGCAGGTGACAGCAGCCGTGTACGGCGTGCTGACGAGTTCGTCGGATTGGCGCGTGGTGCCGGATCTGACGGCTGCGGCGGCCCTCAGCCGCATCAAACCAGCAGGCGACCTCGCGTCACGCGCGCGCGCCCTCGGTCAAGAGGTGGGTGCGGACGCAGTGCTGTTTGGCACTGTTTCGCGTTATGTCGAACGCGTGGGCAGGGGATACGGCGCGCGACAGCCCGCAGCGGTTGCCTTTACCCTGCAACTGATCTCGGTGAAATCGGGCAAGATCCTGTGGAGCGGTTCGTTCGACGAGACGCAGCGGCCGCTGACGTCCAATCTCTTCAACTGGTGGCAGTTCTGGCGCGGCGGCCCGCGCTGGTTCACGGTGCAGGAGTTCACCCGCCTCGGCGTCGAGCATCTGGTGAAGGACCTGTCCAAGAGGACCGAATAA
- the panC gene encoding pantoate--beta-alanine ligase, with amino-acid sequence MDTITDIRRMQQWADSARGRNQRIGFVPTMGYLHAGHLSLVREAQRHSDVTVASIFVNRLQFGTNEDLDRYPRDVERDTRLLAEAGTDILFLPEPAAMYPEGFQTTVTVERVTRGLCGASRPTHFTGVTTVVAKLFHIVKPHVAVFGRKDFQQLVAIRRMVTDLNLDIEIIGAPIVREPDGVAMSSRNAYLSTAERQAARCLSQALAMACALVERGESDGLRIVAAARQVIAGEPLTRLEYATLADPETLEGASAVRAPTLLALAVQLGKTRLIDNCILERSKAEG; translated from the coding sequence ATGGACACCATCACCGACATCCGCCGCATGCAACAGTGGGCCGATTCGGCCCGCGGCCGCAACCAGCGCATCGGTTTCGTTCCCACCATGGGATACCTGCACGCCGGCCACCTCAGCCTGGTGCGCGAAGCGCAACGGCACAGCGACGTGACCGTTGCTTCCATTTTCGTCAACCGGCTCCAGTTCGGCACCAACGAAGACCTCGACCGCTATCCGCGTGACGTAGAACGTGACACGCGGTTGCTCGCCGAGGCCGGGACGGACATCTTGTTTCTCCCCGAACCGGCCGCAATGTACCCCGAAGGTTTTCAGACCACCGTCACCGTCGAGCGGGTCACCCGCGGCCTGTGTGGCGCCTCACGCCCGACACACTTCACCGGGGTCACAACCGTGGTCGCGAAACTCTTTCACATTGTGAAGCCGCACGTCGCGGTGTTCGGCCGCAAGGATTTCCAACAACTCGTGGCGATCCGGCGCATGGTGACCGATCTGAACCTCGACATCGAGATCATCGGGGCACCGATCGTGCGCGAACCGGACGGCGTGGCGATGAGTTCCCGCAACGCCTACCTGTCGACGGCGGAGCGGCAGGCCGCGCGCTGTCTGTCGCAGGCCCTTGCGATGGCGTGCGCACTGGTCGAGCGGGGCGAGAGCGACGGCCTGCGTATCGTGGCCGCCGCACGCCAGGTGATCGCCGGTGAGCCGCTCACCCGCCTGGAATACGCCACCTTGGCCGATCCCGAAACCCTGGAAGGCGCGTCGGCGGTGCGTGCCCCGACGCTTCTGGCGCTGGCCGTGCAACTCGGCAAGACACGGTTGATCGACAATTGCATTCTGGAGAGATCGAAAGCTGAAGGCTGA
- the aspS gene encoding aspartate--tRNA ligase, with protein MNAEGLADWKRSSYCGDLRLTDEGQTVTVMGWVHTRRDHGGLIFVDLRDRSGVVQIVFNPEQNQSTFAFAQELRNEFVVAVRGRVERRPEETQNPNLATGAIEVMASEAKLLSQARSTPFPIDGGPPITESTRLKYRYLDLRRPEMQERLIFRHRLVKAMRDYLDGQGFIEIETPLLTRSTPEGARDYLVPSRVNPGCFYALPQSPQLFKQLFMVAGLDRYFQVARCFRDEDLRADRQPEFTQIDVEMSFIRPDDIMDVTEGMLSVACALRGIEVPHPIPRLKYDEAMRRFGCDRPDMRFGLELADVSDVARRVDFKVFREAVGRGGIVKVLRLPDGERLSRKDLDGLPDLVAPYGAKGVAWVRLTDAGWQSPIAKFIAPGERTAIEQACGAGMGDLLMFVADTPKVVNDALANLRLKLAAQLGMIPSDRYAFVWVTDFPLVEYSAEDKRYVSVNHPFTAAHEEDWDRLESDPLSVRALAYDIVLNGTELGGGSIRIHRPDLQSRAFAVLGLSESEARSKFGFLLEALSFGAPPHGGIALGLDRVAMLLCGATSIRDVIAFPKTQRAVCLMTEAPSPVDTRQLRELGLKLDV; from the coding sequence GTGAACGCCGAGGGCCTGGCGGACTGGAAACGCAGCTCGTACTGCGGCGACCTGCGCCTGACCGACGAGGGACAGACGGTGACCGTGATGGGCTGGGTGCACACCCGGCGCGATCACGGCGGCTTGATTTTCGTGGATCTGCGCGACCGTTCGGGGGTGGTGCAGATCGTGTTCAACCCGGAACAGAACCAGTCGACGTTCGCCTTCGCGCAGGAGCTGCGCAACGAGTTCGTTGTGGCCGTGCGCGGCCGTGTCGAACGCCGGCCGGAGGAAACGCAGAACCCGAACCTGGCCACCGGCGCGATCGAGGTCATGGCGTCCGAGGCGAAGCTGCTGAGCCAGGCACGCAGCACGCCGTTTCCGATCGATGGCGGTCCGCCGATCACCGAGAGCACCCGGCTGAAGTATCGCTATCTCGACTTGCGGCGCCCGGAGATGCAGGAACGGCTGATCTTCCGCCACCGGTTGGTGAAGGCGATGCGCGACTACCTCGACGGCCAGGGATTCATCGAGATCGAGACGCCGCTGCTCACCCGCAGCACGCCGGAGGGGGCGCGCGATTATCTGGTGCCCAGCCGCGTCAATCCGGGCTGCTTCTACGCGCTGCCGCAGTCGCCGCAGCTCTTCAAACAGCTGTTCATGGTGGCGGGGCTGGATCGGTACTTCCAGGTTGCGCGTTGCTTTCGCGACGAGGACCTGCGCGCCGACCGGCAACCGGAGTTCACGCAGATCGATGTCGAGATGTCCTTCATCCGGCCCGACGACATCATGGACGTCACCGAAGGCATGCTGTCCGTGGCCTGTGCCTTGCGGGGCATCGAGGTGCCGCACCCGATCCCCCGGCTCAAGTATGACGAGGCGATGCGCCGCTTCGGCTGCGATCGCCCGGACATGCGCTTCGGGCTCGAACTGGCCGACGTGTCCGATGTTGCGCGGCGCGTCGACTTCAAGGTGTTTCGCGAGGCGGTGGGGCGGGGGGGCATCGTCAAAGTGTTGCGCCTGCCTGACGGTGAGCGCCTGTCGCGCAAGGACCTCGACGGCCTCCCCGATCTGGTGGCCCCGTACGGCGCCAAAGGTGTGGCTTGGGTGCGTCTGACCGACGCCGGTTGGCAGTCGCCGATCGCCAAGTTCATCGCTCCCGGGGAGCGCACGGCCATCGAGCAGGCCTGTGGCGCTGGGATGGGCGACTTGCTGATGTTCGTGGCGGACACGCCCAAGGTCGTCAACGACGCTCTTGCCAACCTGCGGCTGAAGTTGGCCGCCCAGCTCGGTATGATTCCGAGTGATCGCTACGCCTTTGTGTGGGTCACGGATTTCCCGCTGGTAGAGTATTCCGCTGAAGACAAGCGTTACGTCTCAGTCAACCACCCGTTCACCGCCGCGCACGAGGAGGATTGGGACCGTCTCGAGTCGGACCCGTTGAGCGTGCGGGCGCTGGCATATGACATCGTGCTCAACGGGACGGAGCTGGGTGGTGGCAGTATTCGTATCCACCGCCCCGACCTCCAATCGCGCGCGTTTGCGGTGCTCGGGCTCAGCGAAAGTGAGGCCCGCTCGAAGTTCGGCTTTCTGCTCGAGGCGTTGTCGTTTGGGGCGCCGCCGCATGGCGGGATTGCTTTAGGCCTCGACCGTGTCGCCATGCTTCTGTGCGGTGCCACATCGATCCGTGATGTCATCGCCTTCCCCAAGACCCAGCGTGCCGTGTGCCTCATGACCGAGGCTCCGAGTCCGGTGGATACGCGACAACTTCGTGAGCTGGGACTGAAGTTGGATGTGTAG
- a CDS encoding HAMP domain-containing sensor histidine kinase yields the protein MKAAPANKRNTVVLLRWVLIIAFSYLLLMDGSQLQPQTRVVVLIAVALASNLVIARMPESWALRPAFDFGVVLFDAAWVTLGLIWAPNVSDDLFLLYFLVIFVAAMGESLLTTVASAALVGIVYGVTLSFQPGGEFRLTSAALLRVPFLFVVSLFYGYFVTEIRTGRSEANDAKLREQAKGELLAAVSHDLRGPLGNAENLIALLLENEAQKPADARVLLLRAQANVRHVSLLVTNLLQAACIEAGQLQLQTAPVQLNDIVEDMFNMESGAASLKHVTLRKEVEPELPIIDADFMHIGRIVQNLVDNAIKYTNAGGTAVIRTAHDAATVSVSVEDSGSGMDEAQCKALFAPYRRVHLGGHTPGMGLGLHLVKKLAEAQGGTVSVRSTPGVGSTFIVSLPRPPRPRASTPVTRRKAAAQSPSSMPPLQHPLPSPRAA from the coding sequence ATGAAAGCCGCGCCTGCAAACAAGAGGAACACGGTCGTCCTGCTCCGTTGGGTTCTCATCATTGCATTCTCCTATCTGCTGTTGATGGACGGGTCCCAACTGCAGCCTCAGACCCGTGTGGTGGTATTGATTGCAGTAGCGCTGGCTTCGAATCTCGTGATTGCGCGGATGCCGGAGAGCTGGGCGCTACGGCCGGCTTTTGATTTCGGCGTGGTGCTCTTCGATGCGGCCTGGGTCACCTTGGGATTGATCTGGGCTCCGAATGTGTCGGATGACTTGTTCCTGCTCTATTTCCTCGTGATCTTTGTCGCCGCCATGGGTGAGTCCTTGTTGACCACAGTGGCCAGCGCTGCCCTCGTCGGGATCGTGTACGGGGTGACGTTGTCCTTTCAGCCCGGTGGCGAGTTTCGGCTCACATCCGCGGCCCTGCTGCGCGTGCCGTTCCTCTTCGTCGTGTCACTGTTCTATGGGTATTTTGTGACCGAAATCCGTACCGGTCGCAGTGAAGCGAACGATGCCAAACTCCGCGAACAAGCCAAGGGTGAGCTGCTAGCGGCGGTGAGTCATGATTTGCGCGGTCCCCTCGGGAACGCGGAGAATCTGATCGCATTGCTCCTCGAAAATGAAGCGCAGAAACCGGCGGACGCCCGGGTGCTCCTCTTGCGCGCTCAGGCGAACGTGCGGCACGTCAGCCTGCTGGTCACCAATCTCTTGCAGGCGGCCTGCATCGAGGCCGGTCAGCTGCAGCTGCAAACGGCCCCCGTCCAGCTCAACGACATCGTCGAGGACATGTTCAATATGGAGTCCGGGGCGGCTTCGCTGAAGCACGTGACGCTCCGCAAGGAAGTCGAACCTGAGCTTCCAATCATCGATGCGGACTTCATGCACATCGGGCGAATCGTTCAGAATCTCGTCGACAACGCCATCAAGTACACCAACGCCGGCGGCACGGCAGTCATCCGCACGGCGCACGATGCGGCGACGGTGAGTGTGAGTGTGGAGGACAGCGGCTCCGGGATGGACGAGGCGCAGTGCAAAGCGTTATTCGCCCCGTACCGGCGTGTGCATCTTGGCGGCCACACTCCGGGAATGGGGCTTGGCTTGCATCTCGTCAAGAAGCTGGCGGAAGCCCAGGGCGGTACGGTGAGCGTGCGCAGCACGCCGGGCGTGGGATCGACCTTTATCGTCTCGCTTCCGCGCCCCCCACGGCCAAGAGCTTCGACTCCAGTGACGAGACGCAAAGCCGCGGCGCAGTCCCCTTCGTCGATGCCGCCGCTGCAACACCCGCTGCCCAGCCCCCGAGCGGCCTGA
- the panB gene encoding 3-methyl-2-oxobutanoate hydroxymethyltransferase yields MERKVTVPDILRRKGGGDPIVALTAYDFPFGRIVDQAGVDVILVGDSLGMVVQGMDTTLPVTMDEMVYHCRMVARARQRALLVADMPFLSYQVSVTEAVANAGRLIKEGAAEAVKLEGGLPLADAIRAIAGVDIPVMGHIGLTPQSVHRMGGHKVQGRRRGERPGQRERLVADALAVEEAGAFAVVLEGIPLDLAAEITNQLTIPTIGIGAGPHCDGQILVLHDVLGLCDRLAPKFAKRYANLWQAAGDAVRTYAREVRTGAFPSDEHSFHSLVPVQREEKTAAEG; encoded by the coding sequence ATGGAACGCAAGGTTACAGTGCCGGACATACTGAGGCGGAAGGGTGGCGGCGACCCCATCGTGGCGCTGACCGCGTATGACTTCCCGTTCGGCCGAATCGTCGACCAAGCCGGCGTCGACGTCATCCTCGTGGGCGATTCGCTCGGCATGGTGGTACAGGGCATGGACACGACCCTTCCGGTCACCATGGATGAGATGGTCTATCACTGCCGCATGGTTGCCCGCGCCCGACAACGGGCTTTGCTCGTGGCCGACATGCCGTTCCTCTCGTATCAGGTCTCGGTGACTGAAGCGGTCGCCAATGCCGGCCGGCTCATCAAGGAAGGGGCGGCGGAGGCCGTCAAGCTGGAAGGCGGACTGCCGCTGGCCGACGCCATCCGCGCCATCGCCGGTGTCGACATCCCAGTGATGGGCCACATTGGCCTCACACCCCAGTCGGTGCACCGAATGGGCGGCCATAAAGTGCAGGGGCGGCGCCGTGGGGAGCGGCCGGGCCAACGCGAGCGCCTGGTCGCAGATGCCCTGGCGGTGGAAGAAGCCGGCGCGTTCGCTGTCGTGCTGGAGGGAATTCCGCTGGATCTCGCCGCCGAGATCACCAACCAACTCACCATCCCCACCATCGGTATCGGTGCCGGGCCGCATTGCGACGGGCAGATTCTGGTGCTCCACGACGTGCTCGGTCTGTGCGATCGCCTGGCCCCGAAGTTTGCCAAACGCTACGCCAACCTGTGGCAGGCCGCCGGTGACGCCGTGCGCACCTATGCACGCGAGGTGAGGACCGGCGCCTTCCCGAGCGACGAGCATTCGTTCCACTCCCTGGTGCCGGTGCAGCGAGAAGAGAAGACGGCGGCAGAAGGATGA
- a CDS encoding acyl-CoA dehydrogenase family protein: MADGRNSVTTPSDVREDVVATVRRFVEREVMPVASELEHRNEYPHALVERMKELGLFGATILPEYGGLGLDVTTYAMVVEELCRGWMSLSGVLNTHLMLAYMLRMHGTEDQKQRYLPAMARGEHRGALCLTEPHAGSDVQRIRTTAVRQGDVYILNGSKMFITNARYGTLYAIAAKTDKDADPPYRGISMFVGEKGPGVTVGRDMEKLGYKGVETCEVNFEDYAVPAANLIGGKEGQGFSHVMDGLEVGRINIAARAVGVAKAAFAQAIKYAQQRETFGKPIAEHQAIQLKLADMATKIEAARLLTYQAAEKKDRGERCDLEAGMAKLFASETCLEVSIEAMRILGGYGYTNEFPVERYYRDAPLMIIGEGTNEIQRLVIARQLLQRYKL, encoded by the coding sequence ATGGCCGACGGGAGGAACTCCGTGACCACCCCCAGTGACGTGCGTGAAGACGTTGTTGCCACCGTAAGACGTTTTGTCGAGCGGGAGGTAATGCCGGTAGCCAGTGAGCTGGAGCATCGCAACGAGTATCCACACGCGCTTGTCGAACGGATGAAAGAGCTGGGCCTGTTTGGCGCCACCATTCTACCGGAGTACGGCGGGCTTGGGCTCGACGTCACCACCTACGCCATGGTGGTGGAAGAACTGTGCCGCGGCTGGATGAGCCTGAGTGGCGTGCTCAACACCCACCTCATGCTGGCGTACATGTTGCGGATGCACGGGACGGAGGACCAGAAGCAGCGCTACCTCCCGGCCATGGCACGCGGCGAGCACCGCGGCGCGCTGTGTCTCACCGAACCGCATGCTGGCAGTGATGTCCAGCGCATCCGCACCACCGCGGTGCGCCAGGGCGACGTCTATATCCTGAACGGCAGCAAGATGTTCATCACCAACGCGCGCTACGGGACGCTGTACGCCATTGCCGCCAAAACCGACAAAGACGCGGATCCGCCGTATCGCGGCATCAGCATGTTCGTCGGCGAGAAGGGGCCGGGCGTAACCGTGGGCCGCGACATGGAAAAGCTGGGTTACAAAGGCGTCGAGACCTGCGAGGTCAACTTCGAGGATTATGCGGTGCCCGCGGCCAACCTGATCGGCGGGAAGGAGGGCCAGGGGTTCTCCCACGTAATGGACGGACTCGAAGTGGGCCGGATCAACATCGCCGCCCGTGCCGTGGGGGTGGCCAAGGCGGCCTTTGCGCAAGCGATCAAGTATGCCCAGCAACGCGAGACCTTCGGAAAGCCGATCGCCGAGCACCAGGCGATCCAGCTCAAGCTGGCGGACATGGCGACCAAGATCGAGGCGGCGCGGCTGCTCACCTATCAGGCCGCGGAGAAGAAAGACCGCGGGGAGCGTTGCGACCTGGAAGCCGGCATGGCCAAGCTGTTCGCCTCGGAGACCTGTCTCGAGGTGTCCATCGAAGCCATGCGTATCCTCGGCGGCTACGGCTACACCAACGAGTTCCCGGTCGAGCGCTACTACCGCGACGCGCCGCTGATGATCATCGGCGAAGGCACCAACGAAATCCAGCGGCTGGTGATCGCGCGCCAGTTGTTGCAGCGCTACAAGCTCTGA
- the panD gene encoding aspartate 1-decarboxylase — protein sequence MRTMLRGKIHRATVTGADLHYEGSVTIDAELLERADIIPYQQVDIWNVTNGERFQTYALAGQRGSGVVCINGAAAHKARAGDLVIIASFSTMTEAEARAWVPRCVFVDALNRPVETRSEHAGQAEVANAWQQ from the coding sequence ATGCGCACCATGCTGCGAGGCAAGATTCACCGCGCGACCGTCACTGGCGCCGACCTGCACTACGAAGGCAGCGTCACCATCGACGCCGAGTTACTGGAACGGGCCGACATCATCCCTTACCAGCAGGTGGACATCTGGAACGTCACCAACGGCGAGCGCTTCCAGACCTATGCCCTGGCGGGCCAGCGCGGCTCTGGCGTGGTGTGCATCAACGGTGCCGCGGCCCACAAGGCGCGGGCGGGGGACCTGGTCATCATTGCCAGTTTCAGCACGATGACGGAAGCGGAGGCCCGCGCCTGGGTCCCACGCTGCGTGTTTGTCGACGCACTCAACCGTCCCGTCGAAACCCGCTCCGAGCACGCCGGACAGGCGGAGGTGGCCAACGCCTGGCAGCAGTAA